GGCGATCCAGTGCCGCCTGGATCGCGACCAAGGGCTCGGTGATGCGGCGGCTCAGCGAATAGGCCAGCAGAAAGAGGCCCAGGCCAGCCAGCAGCAGGCCCAGCCCGTGGATCAGCAGATGACGATAGTTGCTCAGCGTAAGGCCAAGGGTCTCGACTTCAACTGCCAGCCACTCGGCGTGAGGGCTGCTTAAGGGCAGCGTCAGTTGCCAGCCGGCGCCATTGGTATCAAGCGTCGGCTCGGTTGGGGGGCGTGCCGAGGAGCGGGGAGGCTGGCCGAGCGACAATAGGGGCGTGCCGACCGCCGTAAAGAGGCGCACCGAGCGTATTTCTTCGATCTCGAGCAGGGCCTCGCCCAGGGTTCTCAGGGCATCGTCCTGTTGATCGTCCAGCGCCTCACTCATCGCCTTGGCGGTCAGGGACGTGCTGTCCATCAGGTGTTGCTGAAGCGATGAGCGACGCTCATTGGCCTCGTGGGTCAGGTTCAGGGCAGAAGTGATGGCCAGCAACCCCAGCGGCAGTAACATCAGCCACAGCAGCAGGCGCGTCTTGATCGACATGCATGACTCTCTAGAAACTTCATTTGCATGCAGTATGCCACAGCCATGGCCGATCCCTGTCACCGGGACACGCCCGGCGATATAATGGCGACAAAGACTTTTCCAGAAGGAAGGTTAGATGCAATTTCCCACGCTCGAGGATGTGGTCGGCAACACCCCGCTGGTGCGCCTGAAGCGCATCGCTGCCGGACGCAACAACACGCTGCTGGCCAAGCTCGAGGGCAACAACCCGGCGGGATCGGTCAAGGACCGGCCGGCACTTTCGATGATCGCCGAGGCCGAGTCACGCGGCGAGATTACCCCCGGGGATACCCTGATCGAGGCCACGTCCGGCAATACCGGCATTGCGCTGGCCATGGCGGCCGCCATGAAGGGCTATCGCATGGTGCTGATCATGCCCGACAATGCCTCCAGCGAGCGCAAGCAGGCCATGGCGGCCTTCGGCGCCGAGCTTATCCCTGTGACTCAAGAGCAGGGCATGGAAGGCGCTCGGGACCTGGCCGAGACCATGATCGCTCGCGGTGAGGGCAAGCCCCTCAATCAGTTCGCCAACCCCGATAACCCCATGGCGCACTATCGCACCACTGGGCCAGAGCTGTGGCGCCAGACCGAGGGCAGCATTACCCACTTCATCAGCTCGATGGGTACCACCGGCACCATCATGGGCGTGTCTCGCTATCTCAAGGAGCAGAACCCCGAGGTGCAGATCATCGGCCTGCAGCCCGAGGACGGCGCCAGCATCGCCGGTATCCGCCGCTGGCCCGAGGCTTACCTGCCGAGCATCTTCGAGCCTGCGCGGGTCGATCAGGTGATCGATATCGGTCAGACCGAGGCCGAAGAGCATATGCGCCGCCTGGCGCGGGAAGAGGGCATCTTCGCTGGCGTTTCCTCCGGTGGTGCCCTGGCCGGTGCCCTGAAGGTCGCCGAAGAGGTCGAGAATGCGGTGATCGCCTTCATCGTCTGCGATCGCGGCGATCGCTACCTGTCCACCGGCCTCTATGCGCCGGAGCAATAAGATGGCGATGCTAGGCAAGCGTCGCACGCCAAAACCCGCTGCCAGGAAAGCACCGACGCCCCGCCGGGCTCAGCAGACGGCTTCCGACGACCGGGGCGTGGAGATTATGCGCCTCGCCCACGATGGCCGAGGCGTGGCGCGCGATGCGGCCGGAAAGACCCTGTTCGTCGATCGTGCCCTGCCCGGTGAACGGGTTGAAATAGCCGTTCACAAGAGCCGTCAGCGCTTTGATGAGGCGCATGTGCGGGAAGTGCTGAAGGCGGCGCCTGAGCGTGTGACGCCGCCCTGTGCGCATTTCGGCGTTTGCGGCGGCTGCGATCTACAGCACCAGGCTCTCGAGGCCCAGCGCCACCACAAGCAGCAGGTGCTGGTCGAGCAACTGGCACGTCAGGGGCTCACCTTGGGTGACGCACCGGCGCTGCTGACCTCCGAAGGGCTCGGCTACCGGCGGCGTGCACGGCTTGGCGTCAAGGTCGATGCCGAGGGCCGCATCCACCTGGGCTTTCGCGCCCGAGGTAGCCACCACCTGATCGACATGGCAGCGTGTCCGGTGCTGGTGCCGGCCCTCGAGGCCTTGCTGGCGCCGCTTCGCGAGCAGCTCGCGAGCCTCGATGCGCCGCGTCAGGTAGGGCATCTTGAGCTTATCGCAAGCGATGGAGGCGTCTGCCTGGTGGTGCGTCAGCTGCGCGCTCAGCCAGACGATGCACAGCGCTGGCAAGCCTTTGCCGCGGCCCACGAGCTATCGCTTGGCTGGCTGCTTGGCCGCGAGTCGCCGCGCCTTGAGTGGCTCACTGAGGTGCCCGACCTTCACTATGGGGTGATGCTGGCCGCAACTGAACGCGAGAACGCCCAGGAACCGGCGCGTGAATCTGTGCGTGAACCTGTGCGAGAGCTGGTACTCGGCTTTGCGCCGGGTGACTTCCTGCAGGTCAACGCCGAGGTCAACCAGCGCCTGGTCGACACGGCGCTTGAGTGGCTGGCGCCTAAATCCGGCGAGCGAGTGCTCGACTGCTTCGCCGGGGTGGGCAACTTCAGCCTGGCACTGGCCGCATACACCGGCATGGTGACCGGCGTGGAAGGCAACCCGCTGATGGTCGAGCGCCTGGCCGCCAATGCCCGGCGCAACGATCTTTCCGGGGTTAGCGCCCGCCAAGCGGACCTGACGCGTGAAGATCAGGTCCGCGCGCTACTCGATGAGACCGACTGGGATCTGGTGGTGCTGGACCCGCCCCGGGAAGGCGCAGAGGCCTTGTCGCGTCAGCTGGCCACGTCCCGGGTCTCACGGATTCTCTATGTCTCCTGTGATCCGGCGACCCTTGCCCGCGACGCGGCACACCTGGCCGCCGGTGGCTATCGACTGGTGCGCTCGGCGGTTGCCGACATGTTTGCGCAGACCGCCCACCTCGAGGCCGTTTTGCTGTTCGAGCACCCCGAAATTCCTGCGTCCGACGTGACGCCGGCGCAGATGCCAAAGGAGTGAAGCACCATGGTAAAGGTGCGTGATGACCAGCCGTTGACCGACGACGGCGCGGTGGACCTCGACCAATGGCTGGCTCGCCTCGGCGAGGAATCCGTGCTGACCGACCCAGCGCGGATGCGTGAAGCCTGTGAATTGGTGCGCAGCCTTGCCAACGAGGCCAGCCAGGCGCAGCAGTTTGGGCTTGGCAACGGGTCGAGCTATCGCATGGGCCTTGAAATGGCCGATATCCTCGGCGAACTCAAGCTCGATCAGACCGCTCTGGAAGCGGCCGTGCTGTATCGCTCGGTGCGCGTCAAGCTGATCTCGGTCGAGGCCGTCGAGAAGCGCTTCGGCCAGGAAGTCGCCACCCTGATCGAAGGCGTGCTGCACATGGCGGCGATCAGCCATCAGGCCCTGCCCAGTCAGGACATGTCCCAGTACAGCCAGCAGGACAACCTGCGGCGCATGCTGGTGACCATGATCGACGACGTGCGGGTCGCGTTGATCAAGATCGCCGAGCGCACCTGCGCCCTGCGTCAGGTCAAGGAGACCACCCGCGACAAGCGCCTGCGCGTGGCTCGCGAGGTGTTCGATATCTATGCCCCGCTGGCGCACCGGCTGGGCATCGGCCATCTCAAGTGGGAGCTCGAGGATCTGTCCTTTCGCTACCTCCACGAGGCCGAGTACAAGTCGATCGCCAAGCAACTGGCCGAGAAGCGTCTCGACCGCACAAGCTATATCAACGACGTCGTGGGTACGCTCAAGGAGCTGCTGGAAGCGCAGAACATCCACGAGTACGACGTCGATGGCCGTGCCAAGCACATCTATTCGATCTGGCGGAAGATGCAGCGCAAGCACATCGATTTCTCCCAGGTCTACGACGTGCGCGCCGTGCGCATCCTGGTGCCCCGGGTGGCCGACTGCTACACGGTGCTCGGCATCGTGCATTCTCGCTGGCACCACGTGCCCAACGAGTTCGACGACTACATCGCCAACCCCAAGAAGAACGGCTACCAGTCGCTGCATACCGCCGTGTTCGGCCCCGAGAACAAGGTGCTCGAGATCCAGATCCGCACCTTCGCCATGCACGAGGAAGCGGAGCTCGGCGTCTGTGCCCACTGGCGCTACAAAGGCCACGACACCAAGGCCAAGAGCCGCAGCTACGAAGACAAGATTGCCTGGCTGCGTCAGGTGCTCGAGTGGCAGGAGGAAGTCGGCGGCTTCGGCGACCTTCGCGAAGGGCTCTCGAGCGATGTGGCGCCGGATCGCATCTACGTCTTTACCCCCGATGGCCACGTGATCGACCTGCCACGGGTCGCCACGCCGATCGATTTCGCCTACCGGGTCCACACCGAGATTGGCCATCGCTGTCGCGGCGCCAAGGTTAACGGCCGCATCGTACCGCTGACCTACGAGCTCAAGACCGGCCAGCAGGTCGAGATATTGACCGCTACCAAGGGCGGCCCCAGCCGCGACTGGCTCAACCCGTCCGTGGGCTTCGTGCGTACCTCCCGGGCCCGGGCCAAGATTCAGGCCTGGTTCAAGCAGCAGGCGCGCGGCCAGAACCTCGAGGAGGGCAAGGCGCTCTTCGACAAGGAGATGAAGCGCCTCGACGTCGAGGATATCGATCTCACCACCCTCGCGCAGAAGGTCAACTACACCACGCCTGAGGACATGTATGCCGCCATCGGCGCCGGCGACCTGCGCATCGGCCAGGTGCTGCATCAGGCCCAGCAGCTGTTCGGCGAGCACGATGACCAGGAGCAGCTCGACCGGCTGCTGGCCAAGCCGCGCCGCGAGAAGCCGGCCGCCGGCGATCAGGGCATCACCGTGTTGGGGGTCGGCAATCTCAAGACCAGCATGGCCAACTGCTGTCATCCGGTGCCCGGCGAACATATCGTGGGATTCATCACCCAGGGCCGCGGCGTCACCGTGCACCGCCAGGACTGCCCCAACATTCTTCAGCTGCGCCTGGACGAGCCCAAGCGCATCATCGAGGTCGAGTGGGGCGAACGGGCCGCGACCCGCTACCCGGTGGATATCGAGATCGAAGCCTGGGACCGCTCGGGCCTCTTGCGCGACGTCACCGGCGTACTGGGCAACGACAAGGTCAACGTGCTCTCCGTGAACACCCAGACCGATGAGATCGAGGGCCTGGCCAAGATGACCATCACTCTCGAAGTCGATGGCCTGGAGACCCTGGGGCGGCTGTTCTCGCGCATCCAGCAGCTCTCCAACGTGCTCGACGTCAAGCGACTGAGAAGCGGCGGCAAGGGCAAGGCTCGCGGCAAGGGAGGGCGCTCATGAGCGAGCGCCACAGCCTCGATGACCTGCTGACGCTGATGTCGGTGCTGCGCGATGCCGACCAGGGCTGCCCCTGGGATCTCAAGCAGGACTGGGACTCGATCGTGCCGCACACCCTCGAGGAAGCCTATGAGGTCGCCGACGCCATCGAGCGCCGCGCCTTCGATGAACTGCCCGGCGAGCTTGGCGATCTGTTGTTCCAGGTGGTCTATTACAGCCAGTTCGGCCATGAAGAAGGGCGGTTCGACTTTCATGACGTGGTGCATGTGCTGACCGCCAAGATGCTGCGCCGCCATCCCCATGTCTTTCCCGACGGCACCCTGAGTTCGCGTCGCGACGGCGAGCGTGCCGCCGAGGTCGAGACCCGGCAGGTGCATTCCCGCTGGGAGGCCCTCAAGGCCGAGGAGCGCGCCGAGCGAGCACGTCATGATGCCAAGGCCGTTTCGGTGCTCGATGACGTGCCGCGCAGCCTGCCGGCGCTGTCCCGGGCCGCCAAACTCTCCAAGCGTGCCGCGCGGGTCGGTTTCGACTGGCCCGATCATCGCGGCGTGCTGGCCAAGATCCGCGAGGAACTCGACGAGGTCGAGGAGGCGCTGGCCGAGGGCGACCACGAGCATGCCGGCGAGGAAGTCGGCGACCTGCTGTTCGCGGTGGTCAATCTCGCCCGCACCTTGAAGACCGATCCCGAGCAGCGCCTGCGCGGCACCAACGCCAAGTTCGAGCGGCGCTTTCGTCACGTGGAGTCGGCCTTGGCCGCCGAGGGCAAGGCGCCCGGCCAGACCGCACTCGAGGACATGGAAACGCACTGGCAGGACGCCAAGGCGCGTGAAAAACAGGGCGAGATGCCGAGCTGATCGGTTGGCAAATCAACAGGTTCGGCACGGCCTCGCCACATTGCAGTAGCGGGTTAACAATTCCAATAGCCGTCAGGAGGGATGTCTGTGAGCAGCGATCTGCATGAATCTTTGCGAGACAATGTTCGCGTGCTGGGCGATAGCCTGGGGCGAACCATCGCCGATGACCTGGGTGAGGGCTTCGTCGACAAGATCGAGTCCATCCGTGGCCTGGCCAAGCGCGGCCGGCAGGGCGATCCCGAAGGGCGCCGTGAGCTGATCGAGTACCTGCGCCGGCTGCCGGATCGCGATCTCTTGCCGGTCACCCGGGCCTTCAACCAGTTCCTCAACCTCGCCAACATCGCCGAACAGCACTACCGGGCGCGCTTTCGTCGCGTCGAGGACTACAAGCCGGGCTCCCAGCCCGAGCTTGGCGACCTGATCGCCCGGGCGCGCAAGGCCGGTCATTCGCCTCGCGAGCTGGTCGAGTCGCTGGCCAGCATGCGGGTCGAGCTGGTGCTGACCGCCCATCCCACCGAGGTCATTCGCCGCACCCTGATCCAGAAATACGACGCTATCGATGACTGCCTGACTGGGCTCGAGTCGACCGTCGACTCCCCCGAGAAACTGACCCGGGTCCATGGCCGGCTGGAAGAGCTGATCAGCCAGGCCTGGCATACCGACGAGATCCGCCACGAGCGTCCTACTCCGGTCGACGAGGCCAAGTGGGGCTTCGCGGTGATCGAGAACTCGCTGTGGCAGGCGGTGCCCGATTTCCATCGCGACCTCGACAGCCTGTTGCTCGACGCCGCCGGCGAGCGTCTGCCGCTGGATGCCGCGCCGCTGCGCTTCGCCTCCTGGATGGGTGGCGACCGCGACGGCAATCCCAACGTGACCGCCAAGGTCACCCGTGAGGTCCTGCTGCTGGGCCGCTGGATGGCCGCGGATCTGTACCTGCGCGATCTCGACCAGCTCAAGGCCGAGCTATCGATGTGGAAAGCTAACAGTGCCCTGCGCGCCGAGGTCGGTGATGCCACGGAACCCTATCGGGAACTGCTCAAGCGCCTCACCACCAAGGTCGAGGCCACCCGCGACTGGGCCAAGGCCGGCCTCGACGGCGAGCCCCACGAAGGCGGGCCGATCATCGAGCACCGTGACCAGCTCTATGCGCCGCTGCTGTCCTGCTACCGCTCGCTGTGCGATGTCGGCCTGGATACCATCGCCAACGGCGTACTGCTCGACACCCTGCGCCGTGTCGCCGTATTCGGCGTCACCCTGACCAAGCTCGACTTGCGCCAGGAGTCGTCGCGCCATACCCAGGTATTCGACGAGCTGACCGACTATCTGGGCCTTGGCCACTACCAGGACTGGGATGAGGAGAAGCGCCAGGATTTCCTGCTCGGCGAGCTCACCTCCCGTCGCCCGCTGATTCCGCGTCGCTGGGAATGCTCCGGCGAGACCCGCGAAGTTATCGATACCTTCCGAGTGATCGCCTCCGAGCAGCGCGAGGCGCTCGGCACTTACATCATTTCCATGGCCGGCCAGCCGTCTGACGTGTTGGCGGTGGCGCTGTTGATGAAGGAGGTCGGCGGCGACGTGGCGCTGCCCATCGCGCCGCTGTTCGAGACCCTGGATGACCTGAACCGGGCCGGCGACGTCATCGACCGGCTGCTGGCGCTGCCGGGCTATCGTCGCCTGGCCGGCGACGAGCAGGAAGTGATGATCGGCTACTCCGACTCGGCCAAGGACGCCGGCCAGCTGGCCGCCGCCTGGGCCCAGTACCGGGCGCAGGAGACCCTGGTCGAGGTCTGCAAGCGCCATGGGGTGGATCTGACGCTGTTCCATGGTCGTGGCGGCACCGTGGGTCGCGGGGGTGGTCCGGCGCACGCGGCGATTCTTTCCCAGCCGCCGGGCTCGGTGAACGGCAGTCTCAGGGTCACCGAACAGGGGGAGATGATCCGCTTCAAGTTTGGTCAGCCGGACATTGCCCTGCGCTCGATGGAGATCTATGCCTGCGCGGTGCTGGAAGCGACGTTGCTGCCGCCGCCGGCCCCCGAGCCGGCCTGGCGGGAGGAGATGGATCACCTCGCCGCGGTGGCGCACAAGGCCTATGTGGGCGTGGTGCGCGAGAACCCGGATTTCGTGCCCTATTTCCGCGCGGTGACGCCGGAAGGGTCCTTGGGGCGGCTTCCGCTGGGTTCCCGACCCACCAAGCGCCGCCAGGACGGTGGCGTCGAGACCCTGCGTGCGATCCCCTGGATCTTCGCCTGGACCCAGACCCGCCTGATGCTGCCGGCCTGGCTAGGCAGCGGCGAGGCCTTCGCCCAGCGCCTGGCCGAGCCCGGGGGCCTTGAGCGATTGCAGGAAATGCGCAGCCGCTGGCCCTTCTTCGGCACCTATCTAGACATGCTGGAGATGCTGTCCGCCAAGGCCGATATCGACATCGCCGCCTACTACGAGAGGCGCCTGGTTGACGAGCCGGGGCTGCTGGAACTGGGCGGTGAGCTGCGCGGGCGCTTTACGAAGCTGCAGGCGGCGCTGCTTGATATCCTCGACCAGCGGGAGCTTCTGGAGAACACGCCGCTGATTCACCAGGCCATCGAGGTGCGTAATCCCTATATCGACCCGCTGCATGGCCTGCAGGCCGAGCTTCTGCAGCGTAACCGGGATGCCGATGGCGCCATCAGCCCGGCGCTGACTCGCGCGCTGATGGTGACCATGGCCGGCATCTCTGCGGGGCTTCGCAACACCGGGTAATGCCCGACGGGCTATGTCCCGGCCAGAGGGCGCTCGGTTGAGGGTTCAACTGGCGCCTTGGTGCGCCCGACGATGCGAATGGATTCGCATCGTCGGGCGGTCTGGAAGAGTCTTCGCCAGCGCGACATATTTTTCATGCCTTCCTTTTTTCCTGGCTTATATGGCTTTCTGGGCTTATCGGCTTTCCTGGCTCGCCTCCTTTCTGACTAGGCCCTTCTCTGAACGAGTCTCGCGCTTCAGCTAGGCTCCTATCACCAACACCTGTATTCAATACGGTTAACCAGCACCTCTGACCAGCACCTCTGACCAGTACCTCTAACCAGTACCTCTAACCAGTACCTCTAACCAGTACCTCTAACCAGTACCTCTAACCAGTACCTCTAACCAGTACCTCTAACCAGTACCTCTAACCAGTACCTCTAACCAGTACCTCTAACCAGTACCTATAGCTAAGCCCTTTAATTAGTACCTTTCGCTAAGACCGTGGGACTTGACGCTTCGCGGTGGCTGGCGCAAGCTGATCCATAATCAAACGGCCGTATGAATGCGCGGCCGGGCACCGGCATCCAACCCTGTTTGGAGATGAATGGATGATCTATCAAGGCAACGCCATTTCGGTGGCGAGCGATACCAATAACGGGGGCGAGCCCATCGCCACGCTCACCTTCGACTTGAAGGATGAGTCGGTCAACAAGCTATCCAGCGCGGTAGTGGCAGAGCTTGGCGAGGCGGTCGAGGCCATCGCCGCGACCCAGGGCCTGAGCGGCCTGGTGATCACCAGTGCCAAGGACGCCTTCATCGTTGGCGCCGACATCACCGAGTTTCATGGCCTGTTCGAGAAGGGTGAGGACTATCTGGTCGAGATGAACCAGCAAGTGCACGCCATCTTCAACGCCATCGAAGACCTGCCGTTTCCCACCGTCACCGCCATCAATGGCCTGGCACTGGGCGGCGGTTTCGAAGTCACGCTGACCACCGACTTCCGCGTCATGGCCGACACCGCCAAGATCGGCCTGCCCGAAACCAAGCTCGGCATCCTGCCCGGCTGGGGCGGATGCGTGCGCCTGCCGCGGCTGATCGGCGCCGATAACGCCATCGAGTGGATCGCCGGCGGCACCGAGAACCGCGCCGACGCCGCCCTCAAGGTCGGCGCCGTGGATGCGGTGGTGCCCGGTGAGCGCCTCGAGGCCGCCGCCCTGGACATCCTGGTCCGTGCCAATGCCGGCGAGCTCGATTACCAGGCCCGCCGCGACGAGAAGACCTCGCCGCTCAAGCTCGACGCCATCGAGCAGATGATGGTCTTCGAGACCGCCAAAGGCTATGTGGCCGGCAAGGCGGGCCCGCACTATCCGGCACCCATCGAGGCCATCAAGGTGATCCAGAAGGGCGCCGGTGAAGGGCGTGAGCGCTGCCAGGCCATCGAGGCCAAGGCTTTCGCCAAGCTGGCGCTGACCGATGTCTGCTACAACCTGGTCGGGCTGTTCATCAACGATCAGGTGGTCAAGAAGAAGGGCAGCCAGTACGCCAAGCAGGCGCAACCGGTCAACCAGACCGCCGTGCTGGGCGCCGGCATCATGGGCGGCGGCATCGCCTACCAGAGCGCTTCGAAGGGCACGCCGATCCTGATGAAAGACATCAAGGACGACGCCATTGAGCTTGGTCTCAAGGAAGCGCGCAAGCTGTTCACCAAGCAGGTCGAGCGCGGCAAGCTGACCACCGAGACGATGGCCGAAAAGCTCACCAACATTCGCCCGACCCTTTCCTATGGCGATTTTGGTCACGTCGACCTGGTGGTCGAGGCGGTGGTCGAGAACCCCAAGGTCAAGGACGGCGTGCTCACAGAGGTGGAAGGGCAGGTCGGCGAGGACACCATTCTCGCCTCCAATACCTCGACCATCTCCATCACCCGCCTGGCCGAGAACCTCAAGCGGCCCGAGAACTTCTGCGGCATGCACTTCTTCAATCCGGTGCACCGCATGCCGCTGGTAGAGGTGATCCGCGGCGAGAAGACCAGCGATGCGGCCGTGGCCGCCACCGTGTCCTACGCCCGCGCCATGGGCAAGACACCGATCGTGGTCAACGACTGCCCGGGCTTCCTGGTCAACCGCGTGCTCTTCCCCTATTTCGGCGGCTTCAGCCTGCTGGTCGAGCAGGGCGCCGACTTCCGCCGGGTCGACAAGGTCATGGAGAAGTTCGGCTGGCCGATGGGCCCCGCCTACCTGCTCGACGTAGTGGGCATGGACACCGCCGTGCACGCCAATGCCGTGATGGCCGAAGGCTTCCCGGATCGCATGGCACGCGAAGAAAAAACGGCTATTCAGGCGATGTTCGAGGCTGACCGTCTGGGCCAGAAGAACGCCAAGGGCTTCTATGCCTACGAGGAAGACAAGAAGGGCAAGCCGAAGAAGGTCGATGACGATGCAGCGCTTTCCCTTGTCAAGGGTCTCGCTAAGGGAAGCCAGGACTTCTCCGACGAGGAGATTATCGCGCGCATGATGGTCCCGCTGTGCCTGGAGACCGTGCGCTGCCTGGAAGACAACATCGTTGCCACCCCGGCCGAGGCTGACATGGCGCTGATCTACGGCATCGGCTTCCCGCCGTTCCGCGGCGGCGCGCTGCGCTATATCGACGCCATGGGCCTTGATGCCTTCGTCGCCCAGGCCGAGCGTCTGGCCGAGGAACTGGGGCCGCTCTATGCCCCCACCGACAAACTGCGCGCCATGGCCAAGGCCGGCGAGCGCTTCTATTCCGATGCCGGGAAGGCCTGAGCCACCACGTACAGGAGAGGTTGTCAGATGAGTTTGAATCCGAGAGATATCGTGGTGGTCGACGGCGTGCGTACCGCCATGGCCAAGGCCAAGCACGGCGCCTTCCGCAACGTGCGCGCCGAGAACCTGTCGGCGTCGGTGATGCAGGCGCTGTTCGATCGCAATCCGGGGCTCAACCCCAAGGAAGTCGATGATGTGATCTGGGGCTGCGTCAACCAGACCCTCGAGCAGGCCATGAACATCGCCCGTAACGCGGCGATCATGACCGACATCCCGCGCAGCGTGCCGGCCCAGACCGTCAACCGGCTGTGTGGCTCCTCGATGAGCGCACTGCATATCGCCAGTGCCAACATCAAGGCCGGCATGGGCGACTTCTACATCATCGGCGGCGTCGAGCACATGGAGCACGTGCCGATGACGCACGGCGTCGATGTGAACCCGGCCGCCAGCAAGCATGCCGCCAAGGCGGCGATGATGATGGGCCTGACCGCCGAGCTGCTGGGCAAGATGCACAACATCAGCCGCGAACAGCAGGACGCTTTCGGGGTGCGCTCTCACCAGCGTGCCCAGGCAGCCAGCGATGCCGGTCGCTTCGACAACGAGATCATCGGCGTCGAGGGCCATAACGCCGAGGGCTTCAAGGTGTGCGTGGACCGCGACGAAGTGATTCGTGGCGAAGCCAGCCTCGAATCGATGGGCGCCCTGAAGCCGGTCTTCGACCCGCGCCATGGCACCGTCACCGCCGGGACGTCCTCGGCGCTGTCGGTAGGCGCAAGCGGCATGGCGGTGATGAGCTACGAGCGCGCCCAGGCGCTGGGGCTCGAGCCGATCGCCCGGGTGCTGTCCACTGGCGTTGCCGGCTGTGATGCCTCGATCATGGGCTATGGCCCGGTGCCGGCGACCAAGAAGGCGCTTAAGGCGGCCGGCCTGACCATCGATGACATCCAGACCGTCGAGCTCAACGAGGCCTTTGCCGCCCAATCACTGCCGGTGCTCAAGGATCTCGGGCTGCTTGATCGCATGGACGAGGTGGTCAACCTGAACGGTGGTGCCATCGCCCTTGGCCACCCGCTGGGCTGCTCAGGGTCGCGGATCTGCACCACCCTGCTCAACGTGATGGAACAGCAGGACACCCGCCTGGGGCTTGCCACCATGTGCATCGGCATGGGCCAGGGCGTAGCGACCATCTTCGAGCGCTTGAAGTAACGACCCGCTAGATGGTTGCAGTAGAAGCAATAACGGCGCCCCTCGGGGCGCCGTTTGC
Above is a window of Halomonas sp. I5-271120 DNA encoding:
- the fadB gene encoding fatty acid oxidation complex subunit alpha FadB, producing MIYQGNAISVASDTNNGGEPIATLTFDLKDESVNKLSSAVVAELGEAVEAIAATQGLSGLVITSAKDAFIVGADITEFHGLFEKGEDYLVEMNQQVHAIFNAIEDLPFPTVTAINGLALGGGFEVTLTTDFRVMADTAKIGLPETKLGILPGWGGCVRLPRLIGADNAIEWIAGGTENRADAALKVGAVDAVVPGERLEAAALDILVRANAGELDYQARRDEKTSPLKLDAIEQMMVFETAKGYVAGKAGPHYPAPIEAIKVIQKGAGEGRERCQAIEAKAFAKLALTDVCYNLVGLFINDQVVKKKGSQYAKQAQPVNQTAVLGAGIMGGGIAYQSASKGTPILMKDIKDDAIELGLKEARKLFTKQVERGKLTTETMAEKLTNIRPTLSYGDFGHVDLVVEAVVENPKVKDGVLTEVEGQVGEDTILASNTSTISITRLAENLKRPENFCGMHFFNPVHRMPLVEVIRGEKTSDAAVAATVSYARAMGKTPIVVNDCPGFLVNRVLFPYFGGFSLLVEQGADFRRVDKVMEKFGWPMGPAYLLDVVGMDTAVHANAVMAEGFPDRMAREEKTAIQAMFEADRLGQKNAKGFYAYEEDKKGKPKKVDDDAALSLVKGLAKGSQDFSDEEIIARMMVPLCLETVRCLEDNIVATPAEADMALIYGIGFPPFRGGALRYIDAMGLDAFVAQAERLAEELGPLYAPTDKLRAMAKAGERFYSDAGKA
- the fadA gene encoding acetyl-CoA C-acyltransferase FadA; translated protein: MSLNPRDIVVVDGVRTAMAKAKHGAFRNVRAENLSASVMQALFDRNPGLNPKEVDDVIWGCVNQTLEQAMNIARNAAIMTDIPRSVPAQTVNRLCGSSMSALHIASANIKAGMGDFYIIGGVEHMEHVPMTHGVDVNPAASKHAAKAAMMMGLTAELLGKMHNISREQQDAFGVRSHQRAQAASDAGRFDNEIIGVEGHNAEGFKVCVDRDEVIRGEASLESMGALKPVFDPRHGTVTAGTSSALSVGASGMAVMSYERAQALGLEPIARVLSTGVAGCDASIMGYGPVPATKKALKAAGLTIDDIQTVELNEAFAAQSLPVLKDLGLLDRMDEVVNLNGGAIALGHPLGCSGSRICTTLLNVMEQQDTRLGLATMCIGMGQGVATIFERLK